From the Babylonia areolata isolate BAREFJ2019XMU chromosome 33, ASM4173473v1, whole genome shotgun sequence genome, one window contains:
- the LOC143276900 gene encoding uncharacterized protein LOC143276900 — protein sequence MVVCPFFMSGSCKYGDRCYNEHPRGNGPAGGAGVRGVTFRDSFGTAGGTPQGQNPYKWTAPGSGGGGVGGGGPQQQQQQQQASNIPAQDIVKSLPKEMEVWQTSKMWPFSCFSLEKELPSLPEFVDMSPEELRLDAYTAIQQGTVDAFKQKVSLLAQEFRQKQDQIRAMPDALRQNLTQILEEGRRQRAARASGGQSVVRPSTFGGGTQTGSSVFGAGAGNSIFGGGGNNSSSSSPAVSSSFGFGSTAPNTSMSGSLFGMGGASGSQQTTSLFGQQQPSSSTASVFGSSQTSTASGTASIFGQPAPGLFGSGAVSTPASSAGGGGLFGGGGGGGLFAQSGGGGGGAVPAPGLFGKGAASGVGGGFGQSSTPGNVFGQNVGSVFGQSSGGGGLFGKPPASSAPASVFGQSTAASTVVPAPGLFGAAPSSQSSVFGGSSATGGATATASIAPQPGLFGAAGGSVFGGGGSTFGGGAAAAASAVPNDSGSLYTPLADLTESEKAQFEAKTFTAGMIPMRPPPRELINI from the exons GCAACGGTCCAGCGGGAGGGGCCGGGGTTCGAGGGGTGACGTTCCGCGACAGTTTCGGCACGGCGGGGGGCACCCCGCAGGGCCAGAACCCCTACAAGTGGACGGCGCCGGGcagcggcggtggtggtgtgggtggtggcggcccacagcaacagcagcagcagcagcaggccagCAACATCCCAGCACAGGacattgt gAAGAGTCTGCCGAAGGAGATGGAGGTGTGGCAGACCAGCAAGATGTGGCCGTTCTCTTGCTTCTCCCTGGAGAAAGAGTTGCCCAGCTTGCCAG agttTGTGGACATGAGCCCTGAGGAGCTGAGACTGGATGCCTACACGGCCATACAGCAGGGAACCGTGGACGCCTTC aaGCAGAAAGTGTCACTGCTGGCCCAGGAGTTCCGACAGAAGCAGGACCAGATCCGAGCCATGCCCGACGCCCTCAGACAAAATCTG ACACAAATATTGGAGGAAGGCAGGCGCCAAAGAGCAGCCAGAGC gtCTGGTGGTCAGTCTGTTGTCAGACCCTCCACATTTG GTGGTGGGACTCAAACAGGAAGCAGTGTGTTTGGGGCAGGAGCCGGCAACAGCATCTTCGGCGGCggcggcaacaacagcagcagcagtagcccaGCTGTCAGCTCCTCGTTTGGATTCGGCAGCACCGCCCCCAACACCAGCATGTCCGGGTCCCTGTTTGGGATGGGTGGGGCATCCGGCTCACAGCAGACCACCTCCCTCTTTGGGCAACAACAGCCGTCATCGTCAACAGCGTCGGTGTTTGGGAGCAGCCAGACGAGCACCGCCTCCGGTACAGCGTCCATCTTTGGACAGCCAGCCCCGGGACTGTTTGGAAGTGGCGCTGTCAGCACGCCGGCTAGCAGCGCTggtggggggggtctgtttggggggggaggaggagggggcctgTTTGCTCagtcgggagggggagggggcggcgcaGTGCCGGCACCTGGACTGTTCGGGAAAGGTGCAGCGTCAGGGGTAGGTGGTGGTTTTGGCCAGTCGTCAACGCCGGGGAATGTTTTCGGACAGAATGTTGGAAGCGTCTTTGGGCAgagcagtggaggaggaggactctTTGGTAAACCGCCAGCCTCTTCGGCGCCAGCGTCAGTGTTTGGTCAGTCGACAGCAGCCAGCACTGTTGTTCCGGCGCCGGGTCTTTTTGGAgccgccccctcctcccagtCCAGCGTGTTCGGGGGAAGCTCTGCCACAGGCGGTGCCACCGCTACCGCTTCTATCGCCCCTCAGCCGGGGTTGTTCGGAGCGGCCGGGGGGTctgtttttgggggaggggggtccacATTTGGTGggggcgctgctgctgctgcttctgcggTGCCCAACGACAGTGGTTCTCTGTACACTCCTCTTGCTGACCTGACAGAGAGCGAGAAGGCGCAGTTTGAGGCGAAGACTTTCACTGCAGGCATGATACCTATGAGGCCTCCGCCAAGGGAACTCATCAACATTTAA